In Octopus bimaculoides isolate UCB-OBI-ISO-001 chromosome 21, ASM119413v2, whole genome shotgun sequence, a single window of DNA contains:
- the LOC106879620 gene encoding reticulon-4-interacting protein 1 homolog, mitochondrial produces the protein MMMLRMSKLYNNISSLKLLSNNFKTGAHGSRVTLVQQLLQCRSFSDGEQTSFSHRMSAWNIYSYGCDQMTLSKTTRVPSVLDPGDVLVDVHAASVNPIDVMMRDGYGEKLINLIRWQLGSKHFVGSEFPLILGRDFSGTVVSVGKNVTSFQPGDEVWGVVGAHNQGSHAQFCVASTKELCHKPSTLTHIEAASLPYVALTAWSALCSVGEITQQKAPNLRVFIQAGSGGIGTFAVQLMSAWGAHVTSTCSTDAIDLVRSLGANVVIDYKTQNEEDELRQMDGFHLYLDVLGKKPSRNVLKNWCNAKYVTIKTPFLEDTDTHGVPAGFLRSAGSLGCNILENLKNGQSYRWAFFIPDWRALRCIGQLVDNGQIKPVIDKVFPFHQLPHAYNHVEAGHSRGKTVIDVKCTE, from the exons atgatgatgttgaggatgtcGAAGTTATATAATAACATTTCGTCTTTGAAGCTGTTGTCAAATAATTTCAAGACTGGGGCGCACGGCAGCAGAGTCACCTTGGTGCAGCAGCTCCTCCAATGCCGCAGCTTTTCTGACGGCGAACAGACCAGCTTCAGCCACCGAATGTCGGCATGGAATATCTATTCTTACGGCTGTGACCAGATGACCTTGTCCAAAACCACTCGTGTCCCGTCTGTGTTGGACCCTGGAGATGTGTTGGTCGACGTCCATGCTGCCAGCGTCAACCCGATTGATGTCATGATGAGAG ATGGTTACGGTGAAAAACTCATCAACCTCATCCGATGGCAACTTGGCAGCAAGCATTTTGTTGGTTCTGAATTTCCGCTCATTTTGGGACGAGACTTTTCCGGAACTGTTGTCTCCGTTGGAAAGAATGTGACCAGCTTTCAGCCGGGCGACGAG GTATGGGGAGTTGTGGGGGCACACAACCAAGGCAGCCACGCCCAGTTTTGTGTGGCATCAACAAAGGAG CTGTGCCACAAACCCTCCACTCTCACTCACATTGAGGCTGCTTCTCTGCCTTACGTGGCACTCACAGCTTGGAGTGCCCTGTGTTCTGTTGGAGAAATCACTCAGCAAAAAGCACCAAACTTGAG AGTCTTTATTCAAGCTGGTTCTGGTGGAATTGGAACTTTTGCTGTTCAG CTGATGTCAGCATGGGGTGCCCATGTGACATCAACATGCAGTACAGATGCCATTGACCTTGTGAGGTCACTTGGAGCCAATGTGGTCATCGATTATAAAACACAGAATGAAGAAGACGAACTGAGACAGATGGATGG CTTTCACCTTTACCTTGATGTTCTTGGTAAGAAGCCGTCTCGGAATGTCTTGAAGAATTGGTGCAATGCCAAGTATGTGACAATAAAGACGCCATTCCTTGAAGACACAGACACCCATGGTGTACCTGCTGGCTTCCTCCGCTCGGCCGGTTCCCTTGGCTGTAACATTCTCGAG AATCTAAAGAATGGACAGAGTTATCGCTGGGCGTTCTTCATCCCTGATTGGAGGGCACTGAGGTGTATTGGTCAGCTGGTGGACAACGGTCAG ATCAAACCAGTCATCGACAAGGTGTTTCCCTTTCATCAACTGCCTCACGCCTACAACCATGTCGAGGCCGGACACAGTCGAGGTAAAACAGTCATTGATGTAAAGTGTACAGAGTAA